A window of Silurus meridionalis isolate SWU-2019-XX chromosome 28, ASM1480568v1, whole genome shotgun sequence contains these coding sequences:
- the pcdh18a gene encoding protocadherin-18a isoform X1, which translates to MWDFTMKRERMRSACFVLLAVLVSGFGHVVGRTLRYRVHEEQEAGTVIGSLKEDARDVLSHLPGSVPLRFRAVQRGGANALSVREHDGEISVRGRLDREKLCDRNPNCSVEFDVLTLPTEHLQLFHVQVEILDVNDHAPRFPRAVIPLEISETAAIGTRVPLDIASDPDVGENALSTYTLSVSDTFGIDVLTGTNGAKYAELVVLKELDRETRSSYELRLTASDSGSPSRTGTTLLKITVADSNDNNPVFAEPSYSIDLPEDTAQGVLLVDLNATDADEGTNAKIVYSFSSHVSPKVVETFKIDPDTGHLTLLRKVDYETDDSYDVDIQAQDSGPNSMPAHCKITIKVNDVNDNRPEVSVSLMGNDEEAAFVSESAPVDTFVALVRVDDADSGLNGEVMCRLAREGHFRLQKTHEKNYVILTNGTLDRETHSEYSLTIIAEDRGTPSLSTVRHFTVRVQDENDNAPQFDKNRYDIFKDENLSPGTYLATVHATDPDLATNGHVSYSIEESIMHGSPISTYVTVDPSTGAIYALRTFDYEEISHISFMVQARDYGNPSLSSNVTVVLNILDVNDNRPMIVTPSLQNHTTELPVSKYSDYGDLITTIMATDRDSGVNGDLSCTIANGNEAGYFYIDVRTCELRTNVSLRDIPTDHVELTVVVQDHGSDPLETRALLRLVLLENPENLADPLATGGAGKENVLDASTIIIISLGAICGLLIIIMAVLALRCSRDKNDTRSYNCRVAESTYQQRPRKPSRQIHKGDITLVPTVNGALPVHHHSPTTTTTTSTTIVPIHHSHQSLNSIVTVTSNQIPESFVLELTHATPPVEQVSQLLSLLHQGQYQPRPSFRGNKHSRSYRYTLPELDKFSLKDSGRGDSDSDGELGRDSPIDRLLGDGFSELFHIDTHSRVHSGMKLCTEECRVLGHSDQCWMPSFSSFSVEDERRSFSTFGKEADDEEEDDDGAEKSLLSDINSVFHRLVPPSHTESGDLAENPAPCSTTNENRKCFLPGNSHFQNVAPNHAPNSKWLPAMEEIPENFEEDDTESAMGFRKRTEDEFAAEINQLLLDVHQS; encoded by the exons ATGTGGGATTTTACtatgaaaagagaaaggatGCGCAGCGCGTGCTTTGTGCTCCTCGCTGTCCTGGTGTCTGGGTTTGGTCATGTGGTGGGAAGGACCCTGAGATACCGTGTGCATGAGGAGCAGGAGGCTGGAACCGTGATCGGTTCTCTGAAGGAGGATGCCCGTGATGTTCTGTCTCACCTGCCCGGCTCGGTTCCGTTACGTTTCCGGGCCGTGCAGCGAGGTGGGGCGAACGCCCTGTCTGTGCGTGAGCATGATGGCGAGATCAGCGTAAGAGGCCGACTGGACCGCGAAAAGTTGTGCGACCGGAACCCGAACTGCTCGGTGGAGTTCGACGTGCTGACCCTTCCTACCGAACACCTGCAGCTCTTTCACGTGCAGGTCGAGATCCTGGATGTGAACGACCATGCGCCACGCTTCCCACGTGCCGTCATTCCTCTGGAGATCTCAGAAACAGCGGCGATAGGGACACGAGTCCCTCTGGACATCGCTTCAGACCCGGATGTAGGTGAGAACGCTCTGAGCACATACACTCTTAGCGTTTCTGACACCTTCGGGATCGATGTTCTTACTGGTACCAATGGTGCCAAGTACGCCGAGCTAGTGGTGCTAAAGGAACTCGATCGCGAGACACGCTCTAGCTATGAGCTACGACTCACAGCATCGGACTCTGGGTCACCTTCCAGAACCGGAACCACACTACTGAAGATTACAGTCGCCGATTCGAACGACAATAACCCGGTCTTTGCAGAGCCGTCGTATAGCATCGACCTCCCGGAAGACACGGCTCAAGGTGTCTTACTGGTAGATCTGAACGCCACAGACGCAGATGAAGGAACCAATGCCAAGATCGTGTACTCCTTTAGTAGCCATGTGTCTCCAAAAGTAGTAGAAACATTCAAGATTGACCCAGACACTGGTCACCTGACTCTGCTCAGGAAGGTGGACTACGAGACAGATGATTCGTACGATGTAGACATCCAGGCACAAGACTCAGGACCCAACTCCATGCCAGCACACTGTAAGATCACAATCAAggtaaatgatgtaaatgacaACAGGCCAGAAGTCAGTGTGAGTTTGATGGGGAACGACGAGGAAGCAGCATTCGTCTCGGAATCGGCTCCTGTGGACACGTTTGTAGCGCTGGTGCGCGTGGACGACGCAGACTCGGGTTTGAACGGCGAGGTAATGTGTCGTCTTGCTCGCGAAGGTCACTTCCGGCTACAGAAGACGCACGAGAAGAACTACGTAATCCTCACGAATGGCACGCTAGACAGAGAGACTCACTCGGAATACAGCCTCACGATAATCGCAGAGGATCGCGGGACTCCGAGTCTGTCCACTGTGAGACACTTCACAGTACGCGTGCAGGATGAGAATGATAACGCGCCCCAGTTCGACAAGAACCGCTATGACATTTTTAAGGATGAGAACCTCTCTCCTGGCACTTACCTGGCCACAGTGCATGCCACCGACCCAGACTTAGCCACTAATGGTCATGTGAGTTATTCTATTGAGGAAAGCATAATGCATGGAAGTCCCATTTCTACGTACGTCACCGTGGATCCATCCACAGGCGCCATTTACGCCTTGCGCACTTTTGACTATGAGGAAATTAGCCATATTAGCTTCATGGTTCAAGCGCGTGACTATGGCAACCCGTCGCTAAGCAGCAATGTAACAGTTGTATTGAATATCCTGGATGTGAACGATAATCGGCCCATGATTGTAACGCCCTCGCTCCAGAATCACACCACCGAGCTCCCTGTTTCCAAATATTCCGACTACGGTGACCTCATAACTACAATCATGGCTACAGATCGTGACTCTGGGGTTAACGGTGACCTCTCCTGCACCATTGCCAATGGAAACGAGGCCGGATACTTCTACATAGACGTCCGCACGTGTGAACTCCGCACTAACGTGAGCTTGCGCGACATTCCCACAGATCACGTCGAGCTAACAGTTGTGGTCCAGGATCATGGCAGTGACCCGCTAGAAACCCGGGCTCTGCTCCGTCTGGTGCTGCTCGAGAACCCTGAGAACCTCGCCGACCCACTTGCCACAGGAGGCGCGGGTAAAGAGAACGTTCTCGACGCgtccaccatcatcatcatctcgtTAGGCGCCATCTGTGGCCTGCTGATCATCATCATGGCGGTGTTAGCTTTGCGCTGCTCACGTGACAAGAACGACACGCGCTCCTACAACTGCCGCGTGGCGGAATCGACCTATCAGCAGCGCCCGAGAAAACCGTCGCGCCAGATCCACAAAGGTGACATCACGCTCGTACCGACTGTTAACGGGGCACTTCCTGTTCATCACCACTCtccaaccaccaccactaccaccagcACCACTATCGTCCCCATCCACCACAGCCACCAATCGCTGAACAGCATCGTCACTGTGACGTCCAATCAGATCCCGGAAAGCTTCGTCCTGGAGCTGACGCATGCCACGCCCCCTGTCGAG CAAGTTTCACAGCTGCTCTCCCTACTCCATCAGGGTCAGTATCAGCCTCGGCCCAGCTTCAGAGGAAACAAACACTCTCGCAGCTACAG ATACACACTCCCAGAATTGGATAAGTTCAGTTTGAAGGACAGTGGGCGGGGCGACAGCGACAGCGACGGTGAGCTCGGCCGTGATTCGCCAATCGACCGGTTGCTAGGCGATGGATTCAGCGAGCTCTTCCACATCGACACACACAGCAGAGTCcactcag ggatgaAGCTGTGTACGGAAGAGTGTCGTGTTCTCGGTCACTCTGATCAGTGCTGGATGCCGTCGTTCTCGTCGTTCTCGGTGGAGGACGAGCGCCGCAGTTTCTCCACCTTCGGTAAGGAGGcagatgatgaagaggaggatgatgatggagcAGAAAAGTCTCTGCTGTCCGACATCAACTCTGTCTTCCATCGTCTCGTCCCTCCGTCTCACACCGAGTCCGGCGACCTCGCCGAAAACCCTGCCCCCTGTAGCACCACTAACGAAAACAGGAAGTGCTTCCTACCAGGAAACTCGCACTTCCAGAACGTGGCGCCGAATCATGCTCCCAATTCCAAATGGCTGCCGGCGATGGAGGAGATCCCCGAGAACTTCGAGGAGGACGACACGGAGAGCGCCATGGGATTCCGCAAACGCACCGAGGACGAGTTCGCCGCCGAAATCAACCAACTGCTGCTGGACGTCCACCAGAGCTAA
- the pcdh18a gene encoding protocadherin-18a isoform X2, translating into MWDFTMKRERMRSACFVLLAVLVSGFGHVVGRTLRYRVHEEQEAGTVIGSLKEDARDVLSHLPGSVPLRFRAVQRGGANALSVREHDGEISVRGRLDREKLCDRNPNCSVEFDVLTLPTEHLQLFHVQVEILDVNDHAPRFPRAVIPLEISETAAIGTRVPLDIASDPDVGENALSTYTLSVSDTFGIDVLTGTNGAKYAELVVLKELDRETRSSYELRLTASDSGSPSRTGTTLLKITVADSNDNNPVFAEPSYSIDLPEDTAQGVLLVDLNATDADEGTNAKIVYSFSSHVSPKVVETFKIDPDTGHLTLLRKVDYETDDSYDVDIQAQDSGPNSMPAHCKITIKVNDVNDNRPEVSVSLMGNDEEAAFVSESAPVDTFVALVRVDDADSGLNGEVMCRLAREGHFRLQKTHEKNYVILTNGTLDRETHSEYSLTIIAEDRGTPSLSTVRHFTVRVQDENDNAPQFDKNRYDIFKDENLSPGTYLATVHATDPDLATNGHVSYSIEESIMHGSPISTYVTVDPSTGAIYALRTFDYEEISHISFMVQARDYGNPSLSSNVTVVLNILDVNDNRPMIVTPSLQNHTTELPVSKYSDYGDLITTIMATDRDSGVNGDLSCTIANGNEAGYFYIDVRTCELRTNVSLRDIPTDHVELTVVVQDHGSDPLETRALLRLVLLENPENLADPLATGGAGKENVLDASTIIIISLGAICGLLIIIMAVLALRCSRDKNDTRSYNCRVAESTYQQRPRKPSRQIHKGDITLVPTVNGALPVHHHSPTTTTTTSTTIVPIHHSHQSLNSIVTVTSNQIPESFVLELTHATPPVEGQYQPRPSFRGNKHSRSYRYTLPELDKFSLKDSGRGDSDSDGELGRDSPIDRLLGDGFSELFHIDTHSRVHSGMKLCTEECRVLGHSDQCWMPSFSSFSVEDERRSFSTFGKEADDEEEDDDGAEKSLLSDINSVFHRLVPPSHTESGDLAENPAPCSTTNENRKCFLPGNSHFQNVAPNHAPNSKWLPAMEEIPENFEEDDTESAMGFRKRTEDEFAAEINQLLLDVHQS; encoded by the exons ATGTGGGATTTTACtatgaaaagagaaaggatGCGCAGCGCGTGCTTTGTGCTCCTCGCTGTCCTGGTGTCTGGGTTTGGTCATGTGGTGGGAAGGACCCTGAGATACCGTGTGCATGAGGAGCAGGAGGCTGGAACCGTGATCGGTTCTCTGAAGGAGGATGCCCGTGATGTTCTGTCTCACCTGCCCGGCTCGGTTCCGTTACGTTTCCGGGCCGTGCAGCGAGGTGGGGCGAACGCCCTGTCTGTGCGTGAGCATGATGGCGAGATCAGCGTAAGAGGCCGACTGGACCGCGAAAAGTTGTGCGACCGGAACCCGAACTGCTCGGTGGAGTTCGACGTGCTGACCCTTCCTACCGAACACCTGCAGCTCTTTCACGTGCAGGTCGAGATCCTGGATGTGAACGACCATGCGCCACGCTTCCCACGTGCCGTCATTCCTCTGGAGATCTCAGAAACAGCGGCGATAGGGACACGAGTCCCTCTGGACATCGCTTCAGACCCGGATGTAGGTGAGAACGCTCTGAGCACATACACTCTTAGCGTTTCTGACACCTTCGGGATCGATGTTCTTACTGGTACCAATGGTGCCAAGTACGCCGAGCTAGTGGTGCTAAAGGAACTCGATCGCGAGACACGCTCTAGCTATGAGCTACGACTCACAGCATCGGACTCTGGGTCACCTTCCAGAACCGGAACCACACTACTGAAGATTACAGTCGCCGATTCGAACGACAATAACCCGGTCTTTGCAGAGCCGTCGTATAGCATCGACCTCCCGGAAGACACGGCTCAAGGTGTCTTACTGGTAGATCTGAACGCCACAGACGCAGATGAAGGAACCAATGCCAAGATCGTGTACTCCTTTAGTAGCCATGTGTCTCCAAAAGTAGTAGAAACATTCAAGATTGACCCAGACACTGGTCACCTGACTCTGCTCAGGAAGGTGGACTACGAGACAGATGATTCGTACGATGTAGACATCCAGGCACAAGACTCAGGACCCAACTCCATGCCAGCACACTGTAAGATCACAATCAAggtaaatgatgtaaatgacaACAGGCCAGAAGTCAGTGTGAGTTTGATGGGGAACGACGAGGAAGCAGCATTCGTCTCGGAATCGGCTCCTGTGGACACGTTTGTAGCGCTGGTGCGCGTGGACGACGCAGACTCGGGTTTGAACGGCGAGGTAATGTGTCGTCTTGCTCGCGAAGGTCACTTCCGGCTACAGAAGACGCACGAGAAGAACTACGTAATCCTCACGAATGGCACGCTAGACAGAGAGACTCACTCGGAATACAGCCTCACGATAATCGCAGAGGATCGCGGGACTCCGAGTCTGTCCACTGTGAGACACTTCACAGTACGCGTGCAGGATGAGAATGATAACGCGCCCCAGTTCGACAAGAACCGCTATGACATTTTTAAGGATGAGAACCTCTCTCCTGGCACTTACCTGGCCACAGTGCATGCCACCGACCCAGACTTAGCCACTAATGGTCATGTGAGTTATTCTATTGAGGAAAGCATAATGCATGGAAGTCCCATTTCTACGTACGTCACCGTGGATCCATCCACAGGCGCCATTTACGCCTTGCGCACTTTTGACTATGAGGAAATTAGCCATATTAGCTTCATGGTTCAAGCGCGTGACTATGGCAACCCGTCGCTAAGCAGCAATGTAACAGTTGTATTGAATATCCTGGATGTGAACGATAATCGGCCCATGATTGTAACGCCCTCGCTCCAGAATCACACCACCGAGCTCCCTGTTTCCAAATATTCCGACTACGGTGACCTCATAACTACAATCATGGCTACAGATCGTGACTCTGGGGTTAACGGTGACCTCTCCTGCACCATTGCCAATGGAAACGAGGCCGGATACTTCTACATAGACGTCCGCACGTGTGAACTCCGCACTAACGTGAGCTTGCGCGACATTCCCACAGATCACGTCGAGCTAACAGTTGTGGTCCAGGATCATGGCAGTGACCCGCTAGAAACCCGGGCTCTGCTCCGTCTGGTGCTGCTCGAGAACCCTGAGAACCTCGCCGACCCACTTGCCACAGGAGGCGCGGGTAAAGAGAACGTTCTCGACGCgtccaccatcatcatcatctcgtTAGGCGCCATCTGTGGCCTGCTGATCATCATCATGGCGGTGTTAGCTTTGCGCTGCTCACGTGACAAGAACGACACGCGCTCCTACAACTGCCGCGTGGCGGAATCGACCTATCAGCAGCGCCCGAGAAAACCGTCGCGCCAGATCCACAAAGGTGACATCACGCTCGTACCGACTGTTAACGGGGCACTTCCTGTTCATCACCACTCtccaaccaccaccactaccaccagcACCACTATCGTCCCCATCCACCACAGCCACCAATCGCTGAACAGCATCGTCACTGTGACGTCCAATCAGATCCCGGAAAGCTTCGTCCTGGAGCTGACGCATGCCACGCCCCCTGTCGAG GGTCAGTATCAGCCTCGGCCCAGCTTCAGAGGAAACAAACACTCTCGCAGCTACAG ATACACACTCCCAGAATTGGATAAGTTCAGTTTGAAGGACAGTGGGCGGGGCGACAGCGACAGCGACGGTGAGCTCGGCCGTGATTCGCCAATCGACCGGTTGCTAGGCGATGGATTCAGCGAGCTCTTCCACATCGACACACACAGCAGAGTCcactcag ggatgaAGCTGTGTACGGAAGAGTGTCGTGTTCTCGGTCACTCTGATCAGTGCTGGATGCCGTCGTTCTCGTCGTTCTCGGTGGAGGACGAGCGCCGCAGTTTCTCCACCTTCGGTAAGGAGGcagatgatgaagaggaggatgatgatggagcAGAAAAGTCTCTGCTGTCCGACATCAACTCTGTCTTCCATCGTCTCGTCCCTCCGTCTCACACCGAGTCCGGCGACCTCGCCGAAAACCCTGCCCCCTGTAGCACCACTAACGAAAACAGGAAGTGCTTCCTACCAGGAAACTCGCACTTCCAGAACGTGGCGCCGAATCATGCTCCCAATTCCAAATGGCTGCCGGCGATGGAGGAGATCCCCGAGAACTTCGAGGAGGACGACACGGAGAGCGCCATGGGATTCCGCAAACGCACCGAGGACGAGTTCGCCGCCGAAATCAACCAACTGCTGCTGGACGTCCACCAGAGCTAA